In a single window of the Leptolyngbya sp. 'hensonii' genome:
- a CDS encoding right-handed parallel beta-helix repeat-containing protein, with translation MTITRDGSRNFNLRASRNFFSEVKLSAFGMRYLGLLVLGILSAPAIAQTPLSKTSPPYIGATTAGAQAIGSVKMTSSLALRELSSAVTQATGKGTQVLTQQVSAQDRQIGPEDKTVPGQYDLLNLTVNTGSQATLDGPVSNAQTEFLPALTFAVGYGSGLVTTAPGAAELLAVNGPTLPDADAAAQAAILAQADSAAAPTIEYQPRLGARYTSEGSGYEQGVTSFEGFIPIAQSAGESLTFVDGRLLLQNNSALGANVVLGQRLYSASEDRIYGFYVAYDNRDTGRSTFNQLGVGVETLAEGFDARVNAYFPIGTTRNQVGSSVSGVRFVGNNLALTSSRQFESAATVVDAEVGTEIFPIGEEGTVRGYLGGYYLNAPGSPDTYGGKVRVEALPTDFLNLGLIVQTDGLFDTRVIFSVGATFPGTRPSSNGPISRVLNRMAGPVARQTAIVVADPSRRGQTESGTDSLAVNARTGQLYTFLHVSSGAGGTGTAEQPFSTVQQALNAAGAGGTDVIYVRGSGNEALANLNLPGGTSLLFNNVQQLTPDPIANLNNQRALLPLFDSTAKYTLTINGPITLAGNNSLLAGITATQTITVSGQNNTLSQVTVNNPAGIGINVTGNNTTISQSTVNNAGGVGIQAANVNGLTLQGNTVTNSGGRGVSLNQVTGQVTITNNNVNGTGGVQNSALVIENNSGNVNATITGNQLQNSTNNGAAVDLSGTATGTFNVSNNTVSGNQFNGILFQLSNNAQATGTIANNILNNNGNNAILARTLNASQGTVNILNNTVTNTTNRGIVVESANTSQIQALIQGNTVTGSGIVGLFLRAGDTSTTLAAVRLNTLTGNFGGGVPGATGDLAAETLIPAGAGSRLCISRGGNTIGLFTLNNRVGNTLQLETASPADAITSPVNNGGTVITPVATGFCGIP, from the coding sequence ATGACGATCACAAGAGATGGAAGCCGTAATTTTAACTTGCGTGCAAGCCGTAATTTTTTCTCGGAAGTCAAATTGTCAGCCTTTGGCATGCGCTATCTGGGTTTGCTTGTGCTTGGAATTTTGTCCGCACCAGCGATCGCGCAAACGCCACTTTCCAAGACCAGTCCACCGTACATAGGGGCAACGACGGCTGGGGCTCAGGCTATAGGTTCGGTCAAGATGACGTCTTCCCTGGCCCTGCGAGAACTCTCCTCGGCGGTGACCCAGGCCACAGGGAAAGGAACACAGGTTCTGACGCAACAGGTCAGTGCCCAGGATCGGCAGATTGGACCGGAGGACAAGACCGTTCCCGGTCAGTATGATCTTCTGAATCTAACGGTGAATACTGGCTCACAGGCAACCCTGGACGGGCCAGTATCCAATGCTCAGACGGAATTTCTGCCAGCGCTCACTTTTGCAGTGGGCTATGGGAGTGGTCTGGTGACCACAGCACCCGGCGCGGCGGAACTGCTGGCTGTCAATGGGCCAACTCTTCCGGATGCTGATGCGGCGGCTCAAGCTGCTATCCTGGCCCAGGCCGACTCTGCTGCAGCGCCTACGATCGAGTATCAGCCGCGACTGGGAGCCCGTTACACCAGTGAAGGATCGGGCTATGAGCAGGGCGTTACTAGCTTTGAAGGCTTTATTCCGATCGCCCAGAGTGCAGGGGAAAGCTTGACCTTTGTCGATGGTCGGCTCTTGCTACAGAATAATTCGGCTCTGGGGGCTAATGTTGTTCTCGGTCAACGGCTTTACTCCGCTTCAGAAGATCGGATCTATGGGTTCTATGTGGCCTATGACAACCGGGATACGGGTAGGAGCACCTTCAATCAGTTGGGGGTAGGGGTGGAGACCCTGGCTGAAGGTTTTGATGCTCGGGTGAACGCCTACTTCCCGATCGGAACGACCCGGAATCAGGTTGGTAGTTCGGTGTCAGGCGTTCGTTTTGTGGGGAATAATCTGGCTCTAACCAGTTCCCGTCAGTTTGAATCGGCGGCCACGGTGGTGGATGCTGAGGTGGGGACGGAAATCTTTCCGATCGGTGAAGAGGGAACGGTGCGGGGCTATCTGGGCGGATATTATCTCAATGCGCCGGGCAGTCCTGATACCTATGGCGGCAAGGTGCGGGTGGAAGCATTGCCAACCGATTTTCTCAATCTGGGGCTGATTGTGCAGACGGATGGCCTGTTTGATACTCGGGTCATTTTCAGTGTGGGAGCAACCTTCCCTGGAACGCGACCTTCCAGTAATGGCCCGATCTCACGGGTTTTGAATCGTATGGCTGGTCCGGTAGCCCGCCAGACCGCAATTGTCGTGGCTGACCCCTCGCGTCGGGGGCAGACTGAAAGTGGAACGGACAGTCTGGCGGTTAATGCTCGTACAGGGCAGCTTTACACCTTCCTGCATGTGTCGTCGGGAGCTGGGGGGACTGGAACGGCGGAGCAGCCCTTTAGTACGGTGCAGCAAGCCTTGAATGCAGCTGGGGCCGGGGGCACAGATGTGATTTATGTGCGGGGCAGTGGCAATGAAGCCCTGGCTAACCTCAATCTTCCTGGTGGGACCAGTCTGCTATTCAATAATGTGCAGCAGTTGACCCCTGACCCGATCGCGAACCTCAATAACCAGCGGGCCTTGCTGCCGTTGTTTGATTCCACCGCCAAATATACGCTGACGATTAATGGGCCGATTACCCTGGCCGGTAATAATTCTCTGTTGGCAGGCATCACGGCGACTCAGACGATCACGGTCAGTGGTCAGAACAACACGTTGAGTCAGGTGACGGTGAATAACCCGGCGGGCATTGGGATCAATGTGACAGGGAACAACACCACCATTTCTCAATCGACGGTGAATAATGCTGGCGGGGTTGGGATTCAGGCGGCTAATGTGAATGGTCTGACCCTGCAGGGCAATACGGTGACGAACAGCGGTGGGCGAGGGGTGAGCCTGAATCAGGTGACTGGCCAGGTGACGATCACAAACAACAATGTGAACGGGACAGGCGGGGTTCAGAACAGTGCCCTGGTGATTGAGAACAACTCCGGGAACGTCAATGCCACCATTACGGGGAACCAACTCCAGAACTCCACCAATAATGGTGCGGCGGTGGATCTGTCGGGAACGGCCACAGGGACGTTTAATGTCTCGAACAACACGGTCAGTGGAAACCAGTTCAATGGCATTCTCTTCCAGTTGAGTAATAATGCACAGGCTACGGGAACCATTGCGAACAATATCCTCAATAACAATGGCAACAACGCGATTCTGGCCAGAACGCTCAACGCCTCCCAGGGAACAGTCAATATTTTGAATAACACGGTGACGAACACGACTAACCGGGGAATTGTGGTGGAATCGGCGAATACCTCCCAGATTCAGGCCCTGATTCAGGGAAATACGGTGACGGGGAGTGGGATCGTGGGTCTGTTCCTGCGAGCAGGGGATACTTCTACGACGCTGGCTGCAGTTCGCCTGAATACATTGACCGGCAATTTTGGTGGGGGTGTTCCCGGCGCTACGGGGGATTTGGCGGCTGAAACGCTGATCCCGGCGGGTGCGGGCTCCCGGCTCTGTATCTCCAGGGGGGGGAATACGATCGGGCTGTTCACCCTCAATAATCGGGTAGGGAACACGCTGCAGTTGGAAACAGCTTCCCCTGCAGATGCGATTACCAGTCCAGTGAATAACGGCGGCACGGTGATCACACCAGTGGCCACAGGATTCTGTGGAATTCCCTAA
- a CDS encoding asparagine synthase-related protein translates to MSGIVGILSLNGAPIAPPLLQAMVEALAYRGPDAQSCWSQSRIGLGHTLLRTTPEAAEQYPLTLDGQVWMVADARIDGRSDLIRRLQAAGQQVPAGVPDGELILRAYQVWQQDCLSYLLGDFAFAIWDQPRQRLFCARDHFGVKPFYYACSQEWLIVSNTLNCIRVHPAVSSTFYEPAIADFLLSGTLQDPATTIFADIRRLPAAHGLTWSEGQLTVQPYWTLPREGYLRYRHPMDYVEQFRELLEQAVSDRLRTDRVGLLMSGGLDSSSIAAVAKQMLSQQSAEFDLRAYTAVYDQLIPDQERYYASLVAAALQIPIQYQVGEAYPLFHRWDQPELFQPEPLLSPTLALTIDQYRQVAAHSRVALSGHGGDPVFFPSGTYFLDQLRAGQIGSLVTEIGQYVTLMGRFPPLGIRTQLRRWLGPAGEPAFPYPDWLHPDFEARLQLRERWRSLVTPATGEKSIRADAYRLLTEVSWSFLFESFDPDRTGVPLEVRHPYFDLRLMEYLLSIPPIPWFIHKALLRIAMGELLPETICKRPKTHLAGDPIAVMLERSIGQNLPSLELPAILAEYLDRDRLPRVTVGGKSIGHWWVDLRPLSLTQWIVQQRSVQPRSGYTGRIGSFSDQMLEH, encoded by the coding sequence ATGAGTGGCATTGTGGGTATCCTGAGCCTGAACGGGGCTCCGATCGCCCCCCCTCTGCTCCAGGCAATGGTTGAGGCTCTGGCCTATCGAGGGCCAGATGCCCAATCTTGTTGGAGTCAAAGTCGAATTGGGCTGGGGCATACCCTGTTGCGGACCACGCCTGAAGCGGCGGAGCAATATCCCCTCACCCTGGATGGTCAGGTGTGGATGGTGGCGGATGCGCGGATTGATGGCCGATCGGATCTGATCCGTCGGTTGCAAGCAGCGGGGCAACAGGTGCCTGCGGGGGTTCCGGATGGGGAGCTGATTCTGCGAGCCTATCAAGTTTGGCAACAGGATTGCCTATCCTACTTGCTGGGAGATTTTGCTTTTGCCATTTGGGATCAGCCTCGCCAGCGATTGTTTTGTGCCAGGGACCATTTTGGGGTGAAGCCCTTTTACTACGCCTGTAGCCAGGAGTGGTTGATTGTTAGTAATACGCTCAACTGCATTCGAGTACATCCGGCAGTGAGTTCGACTTTTTATGAACCGGCGATCGCTGACTTCCTCCTCTCTGGCACCCTGCAGGACCCGGCCACCACCATCTTTGCGGACATTCGGCGGCTTCCAGCGGCCCATGGACTGACCTGGTCGGAGGGGCAGCTTACCGTACAGCCCTACTGGACGTTGCCACGGGAGGGTTACCTTCGCTATCGCCATCCCATGGATTACGTGGAGCAGTTTCGAGAATTGCTGGAGCAGGCGGTGAGCGATCGGCTTCGCACGGATCGGGTGGGCCTGTTGATGAGTGGGGGACTGGATTCCTCCTCGATCGCGGCGGTGGCCAAACAGATGCTTTCCCAGCAGTCTGCTGAGTTTGATCTGCGGGCCTATACGGCGGTTTACGATCAGCTGATTCCCGATCAGGAGCGCTACTATGCCAGTCTGGTGGCGGCGGCTCTCCAGATCCCAATTCAGTATCAGGTGGGAGAAGCCTATCCCCTCTTCCACCGCTGGGATCAGCCCGAACTTTTCCAGCCGGAACCCCTGCTCAGCCCGACCCTGGCCCTGACGATCGACCAGTATCGTCAGGTTGCAGCCCACAGCCGGGTGGCTCTGTCTGGGCATGGGGGGGATCCGGTCTTTTTCCCTTCCGGCACGTATTTTCTGGATCAGTTGCGGGCTGGCCAGATAGGCTCTTTAGTGACTGAAATTGGTCAGTATGTTACCTTGATGGGACGCTTTCCGCCCCTAGGGATTCGGACGCAACTGCGTCGCTGGCTGGGACCAGCAGGGGAGCCTGCTTTCCCCTATCCAGACTGGCTCCATCCTGACTTTGAAGCGCGGTTGCAACTCCGGGAGCGCTGGCGAAGTTTAGTCACGCCTGCTACTGGAGAGAAGTCCATTCGCGCTGATGCCTATCGGCTGTTGACAGAGGTGAGTTGGAGTTTTCTGTTTGAGAGTTTTGATCCTGATCGGACGGGTGTTCCTCTGGAGGTGCGTCATCCTTACTTCGATTTACGGTTGATGGAGTATCTATTGTCCATTCCACCGATTCCCTGGTTTATTCACAAGGCGCTGCTGCGGATTGCCATGGGAGAGCTGTTGCCAGAGACCATCTGTAAGCGACCCAAAACCCATTTGGCGGGTGACCCGATCGCCGTAATGCTGGAACGCTCCATAGGCCAGAACCTCCCCTCCCTGGAGTTGCCAGCGATTTTAGCGGAATATCTCGACCGAGATCGATTACCCCGTGTTACTGTAGGCGGAAAGAGTATAGGTCATTGGTGGGTGGATCTTCGTCCTTTAAGTCTCACCCAATGGATTGTCCAACAAAGATCTGTCCAACCAAGATCAGGGTATACAGGGAGAATTGGATCATTCAGTGATCAAATGTTAGAACATTGA
- a CDS encoding 50S ribosomal protein L11 methyltransferase has protein sequence MGPYVQALRQTVKPGSVVLDLGAGTGIFAFLACQMGAERVYAIEPGACIQVARQMAQANGYADRIEFIQQLSTEVTLPQPVDVIISDLRGILPLFQTHIPALADARHRFLAPGGVLIPQQDRLWGAIVTAPEVYDPLVQPWENRYGLDMNAARQVITHAWYKANLNGTHCLTEPQLWGELDYRNLEQPDLAGPLTWTLTRSGTAHGLCLWFETTLLEGIGFSNAPDQPPLLYGQAFFPWPTPVQLAIGDRVEVTLRANLVRNDYIWRWQTQVLAQETVTAQFNQSTFQSHPLALAELHLQADSHQPALSLKGQVMHHILGWMDGDTALGEITQKALVAFPDYFAAWQDAFDLVAQVSRLYSRPA, from the coding sequence ATGGGCCCTTACGTTCAGGCGTTGCGCCAAACAGTGAAACCGGGATCTGTGGTGCTGGATCTGGGGGCGGGCACCGGCATCTTTGCCTTTCTGGCCTGCCAAATGGGAGCCGAGCGGGTGTATGCGATCGAGCCAGGGGCCTGTATTCAGGTTGCCCGCCAGATGGCGCAAGCCAATGGCTATGCCGATCGGATTGAGTTTATCCAGCAGCTCTCCACGGAGGTGACTCTGCCCCAGCCCGTGGATGTGATTATTTCCGACCTGCGGGGAATTCTGCCTCTATTTCAAACCCACATTCCGGCCCTAGCCGATGCCCGTCATCGGTTTCTAGCTCCGGGTGGGGTGCTGATTCCGCAGCAGGACAGGCTCTGGGGTGCGATCGTCACCGCTCCTGAAGTCTATGACCCGCTGGTGCAGCCCTGGGAGAATCGCTACGGGCTGGACATGAACGCGGCCCGTCAGGTGATCACCCATGCCTGGTACAAGGCGAACCTGAACGGGACGCATTGCCTGACGGAGCCCCAGCTTTGGGGAGAACTGGATTACCGGAACCTGGAACAGCCTGATCTGGCTGGCCCCTTAACCTGGACCCTGACCCGCTCTGGTACGGCCCATGGTCTTTGCCTCTGGTTTGAAACGACCCTGCTGGAAGGGATTGGCTTTTCCAATGCCCCGGATCAGCCGCCCCTGCTCTATGGTCAAGCTTTCTTTCCCTGGCCAACACCGGTGCAACTGGCGATCGGCGATCGGGTAGAGGTGACCCTGCGGGCGAACCTGGTCCGCAATGACTACATCTGGCGCTGGCAGACGCAGGTGCTGGCGCAGGAGACGGTAACCGCTCAGTTCAATCAGTCCACCTTCCAGAGCCATCCCCTGGCTCTGGCGGAATTGCACCTGCAGGCCGACTCCCATCAGCCTGCCCTCAGCCTGAAGGGGCAGGTGATGCACCATATTCTGGGCTGGATGGATGGGGACACGGCCCTGGGAGAGATCACCCAAAAGGCCCTGGTTGCCTTTCCAGATTATTTTGCCGCCTGGCAGGACGCCTTTGATCTTGTCGCCCAGGTCTCCCGTCTGTATAGTCGCCCAGCATGA
- a CDS encoding ABC transporter ATP-binding protein, with the protein MSNLRSFLADKFQAVLAQLPYLPRSFALVWAAAPAWTVCWAVLLVMQGLLPVAITYLSRILVNSLVSTLQTRLGLQQTLFLVALMASLMLLAELMRGLVTWVRTAQGELVRDHISNLVHQQAARVDFAFYESAEYYDRLYRAQNDARLRPLTLLENGGSLLQNAITLIGLVLVLLPFGLWLPIVLLVSTLPAFYVVLRYSVKQHRWWVRSTPDERRSWYYNWLLTDRSNAAELRIFDLGDHFQTTYRQVREKLRLERLQLARNQSLAELGSRALALLLMGVTLAWMVWRALQGKATLGDLALFYQAFSQGQEVMRSLLQNLGQLYTNSLFLSSLFEFLTLDPQVAEPDQPRPLPLPLQEGIRFRDVTFSYPGSDRLTLQNFNLLFPARKIIAIVGNNGAGKSTLIKLICRLYDPQKGAIELDGIDLRQFALKDLRQIITVLFQEPVEYSTTAAENIALSSLMAEPNRSDIVLAAEAAGADEPIVRLPEGYDTLLGKWFGGADLSTGEWQRLALARAFLRQSPIVILDEPTSAMDSWAEADWLDRFRALVAGRMAIVITHRFTTAMRADMIHVMVAGQVIESGRHEDLLALEGHYAQSWKMQMQEIK; encoded by the coding sequence ATGAGCAATCTTCGTAGTTTCCTGGCCGATAAATTTCAGGCCGTCCTGGCTCAACTGCCCTATTTGCCTCGATCGTTTGCGCTGGTTTGGGCTGCCGCACCTGCCTGGACGGTTTGCTGGGCCGTGCTCCTGGTGATGCAGGGGCTGCTGCCCGTTGCCATTACCTACCTGAGCCGGATTCTGGTGAATAGCCTGGTGAGTACGTTGCAAACCAGGCTGGGTTTGCAACAGACCCTGTTCCTCGTGGCCCTGATGGCCAGTTTAATGTTGCTGGCCGAACTGATGCGGGGGCTGGTTACCTGGGTGCGGACAGCCCAGGGAGAACTGGTGCGGGACCATATCAGCAATCTGGTGCATCAGCAGGCAGCCCGGGTGGATTTTGCCTTTTATGAATCGGCGGAGTATTACGATCGCCTCTACCGGGCGCAAAATGATGCCCGGCTGCGCCCCCTGACCCTGCTGGAGAATGGGGGCAGTCTGCTGCAGAATGCCATTACCCTGATCGGGCTGGTGCTGGTGCTGTTGCCTTTTGGTCTCTGGCTGCCGATTGTTCTGCTGGTGAGTACTCTGCCTGCGTTTTATGTGGTGCTGCGTTATAGCGTTAAGCAGCATCGCTGGTGGGTGCGGTCTACCCCGGATGAGCGCCGGAGCTGGTATTACAACTGGCTGTTGACCGATCGATCTAATGCGGCTGAATTGCGGATTTTTGATCTGGGGGATCATTTCCAAACCACCTATCGGCAGGTTCGGGAAAAACTGCGGCTGGAGCGGTTGCAACTGGCCCGAAACCAGAGCCTGGCTGAGCTGGGATCTCGGGCTCTGGCCCTGTTGCTGATGGGGGTAACCCTGGCCTGGATGGTCTGGCGGGCGCTGCAGGGCAAAGCTACCCTTGGGGATCTGGCCCTGTTCTACCAGGCGTTCAGCCAGGGGCAGGAGGTGATGCGCTCCCTGTTACAGAATCTGGGGCAGCTCTACACCAACAGTCTTTTTCTCAGCAGTTTATTTGAATTTCTCACCCTGGACCCCCAGGTGGCAGAGCCTGACCAGCCTCGTCCATTGCCCTTGCCCCTGCAGGAGGGGATTCGGTTTCGGGATGTCACTTTCTCCTATCCGGGGAGTGATCGGCTGACCCTGCAGAATTTTAACTTGTTGTTTCCCGCCAGGAAAATCATTGCTATCGTCGGCAACAATGGCGCTGGGAAGAGTACCCTGATTAAACTGATCTGTCGCCTTTACGACCCGCAAAAGGGGGCGATCGAGCTAGATGGAATCGATCTGCGGCAGTTTGCCCTCAAAGATTTGCGTCAAATCATTACAGTCTTATTCCAGGAACCGGTTGAGTACAGTACAACTGCGGCAGAAAACATTGCACTGAGTTCTCTCATGGCGGAACCGAACCGGTCTGATATTGTGTTGGCGGCAGAAGCAGCCGGAGCGGATGAGCCCATCGTCCGACTGCCAGAAGGATACGACACCCTGTTGGGCAAGTGGTTTGGCGGCGCTGATCTGAGCACGGGCGAATGGCAGCGGCTGGCTCTGGCCAGGGCCTTTCTGCGGCAGTCGCCGATCGTCATTCTGGACGAGCCGACCAGTGCGATGGATTCCTGGGCTGAGGCGGACTGGCTGGATCGCTTTCGTGCGCTGGTTGCTGGCCGGATGGCGATCGTCATTACCCACCGTTTTACGACGGCCATGCGGGCGGACATGATTCATGTCATGGTGGCAGGCCAGGTGATTGAGTCGGGTCGCCATGAAGACTTGCTGGCTCTGGAGGGTCACTATGCCCAGTCCTGGAAAATGCAGATGCAGGAAATCAAATGA
- a CDS encoding nucleotidyltransferase family protein, with translation MMMDVLPAAITSEDSTRQWVIRCLQGRLAPQTLAATRYLLAQSNLDWNRFLQLAQGEAVAPLLFQALRGQAIVPAWVEAQLEAAYYRNACRNALLLHELAAVLQALARVGIEVIVLKGVALAELVYRDIGVRPMSDLDLLIRSTDVGRARHILADLGYTPLDLEMQAGYTEEFRNEATFGKQGLTEICIDLHWRLFSPLYYQRRLTADWFWQTRLPIQINQVTAFAFGPEAQLLHLCAHLSLHHQGEGLLWQHDIAEVLLYYRQQIDWTVLLQQARTFDLVLSLQQVLLSVTQNWDLTLPPEVWQGLQDLSPSPREVSVLGWLRAPHLRSSLRCFLADLSVAAGWRERLHLMWNMLFPTRAYMQRRYQITHPLLIPLYYTYRVLLGLRRESRE, from the coding sequence ATGATGATGGACGTGTTACCGGCAGCAATTACCTCTGAGGATTCCACCCGGCAGTGGGTGATTCGTTGCCTGCAGGGACGATTGGCCCCGCAAACCCTGGCCGCCACCCGCTACCTGCTGGCCCAGTCCAATCTGGATTGGAATCGGTTTCTGCAACTGGCCCAGGGAGAAGCGGTGGCCCCCCTGCTGTTTCAAGCCCTGCGGGGGCAGGCGATCGTCCCTGCCTGGGTGGAGGCTCAATTGGAGGCAGCCTATTACCGGAATGCCTGCCGCAATGCTCTCCTGCTGCATGAACTGGCTGCTGTTTTGCAGGCCCTGGCTAGGGTGGGGATTGAGGTGATTGTGCTGAAAGGGGTAGCCCTGGCGGAGCTGGTGTATCGGGATATTGGGGTGCGACCCATGAGCGATCTGGACCTGTTGATCCGATCGACCGATGTGGGCCGCGCCCGACACATCCTGGCAGACCTGGGTTACACTCCCCTGGACCTGGAGATGCAGGCCGGATATACAGAAGAATTCCGCAATGAGGCCACTTTTGGCAAGCAGGGGCTAACGGAGATTTGTATTGATCTCCACTGGCGGCTGTTTAGCCCACTCTATTACCAGCGACGGTTGACGGCTGATTGGTTCTGGCAGACCCGGTTGCCGATTCAGATTAATCAGGTGACGGCCTTTGCCTTTGGCCCAGAAGCCCAATTACTGCATCTGTGCGCCCACCTCTCCCTGCACCACCAGGGAGAGGGGTTACTCTGGCAGCACGATATTGCTGAAGTCCTGCTTTATTACCGACAGCAAATTGATTGGACTGTGCTGTTGCAGCAGGCCCGGACTTTTGACCTGGTGCTTTCGCTGCAACAGGTGCTGCTATCGGTGACCCAGAACTGGGATCTGACCCTGCCACCGGAGGTCTGGCAGGGGTTGCAGGATCTCAGTCCCTCCCCCAGGGAGGTGAGTGTGCTGGGCTGGCTGCGGGCTCCTCATCTGAGAAGTAGCCTGCGCTGTTTCCTGGCCGACTTATCGGTTGCAGCGGGCTGGCGTGAACGATTGCACCTGATGTGGAATATGCTGTTTCCCACGCGGGCTTATATGCAACGCCGCTATCAGATTACCCATCCGCTGCTGATTCCTCTCTACTATACCTATCGGGTGCTGCTGGGCCTGCGGCGAGAATCCAGAGAGTGA
- a CDS encoding SCP2 sterol-binding domain-containing protein, with product MPKFDHHPTVQQWRKREADGSPPSPVRPIEAEGLRQLCLEAGADDVGFVEIDRPELADQRPQILTAFPPTQTLISFVCRMNRENVRSPARSVANVEFHSAGDEVNHIARRIVAALEQQGIRGLNPAMGFPMEMGRFPGKIWLVSHKPIAVAAGLGQMGIHRNVIHPKFGNFILLGTILIDAPVTTHQQPIDYNPCLECRLCVSVCPVGAIGSDGHFDFSACYTHNYREFMGGFTDWVETIVTSSSKGDYRQRVTAAESASQWQSLSYGANYKAAYCMAVCPAGEDVIGPFLTQRKAFLQDVVKPLQEKVEPIYVVPGSDAAAHVTRRFPHKQIRSVGNSLQVSSIQGFLQGMPLTFQRQQAKGLDATYHFTFIGAEPCQATIVIRDQTLQVETGHVGRANLKITADSRVWLKFLTRDYPIVGAILRRQIRLQGPLRLLLAFGRCFPR from the coding sequence ATGCCCAAGTTTGATCACCACCCAACTGTTCAGCAATGGCGCAAACGGGAGGCAGACGGATCGCCCCCCAGCCCTGTCCGCCCGATCGAAGCCGAGGGGCTGCGGCAGTTGTGCCTGGAAGCCGGAGCCGATGATGTGGGCTTCGTCGAGATCGATCGCCCGGAACTGGCCGATCAGCGTCCCCAGATTCTCACTGCTTTTCCGCCTACCCAGACCCTAATCAGTTTTGTCTGTCGCATGAACCGGGAAAATGTACGCAGTCCGGCCCGATCGGTGGCCAACGTCGAATTTCACAGTGCTGGCGACGAGGTGAATCACATTGCCCGTCGGATTGTAGCCGCATTGGAGCAGCAAGGCATTCGGGGCTTGAATCCTGCCATGGGCTTTCCTATGGAGATGGGTCGGTTTCCGGGGAAGATCTGGCTGGTGTCCCACAAGCCGATCGCCGTCGCCGCCGGATTGGGACAGATGGGGATTCATCGCAACGTGATTCACCCCAAATTCGGCAACTTCATCCTGCTGGGAACAATCCTGATCGATGCGCCCGTCACCACCCATCAGCAGCCGATCGACTACAACCCCTGCCTGGAATGCCGACTCTGTGTCTCGGTCTGCCCTGTCGGGGCGATCGGCAGCGACGGTCACTTTGATTTCTCAGCCTGCTACACCCACAACTATCGGGAGTTCATGGGGGGCTTCACGGATTGGGTAGAAACGATCGTCACCAGCAGCAGCAAGGGAGATTATCGCCAGCGCGTCACGGCTGCCGAATCCGCCTCCCAGTGGCAAAGTCTCTCCTATGGTGCCAACTACAAAGCCGCCTACTGCATGGCCGTTTGTCCCGCTGGGGAGGATGTGATTGGCCCCTTTTTGACCCAGCGGAAAGCCTTCCTGCAAGACGTGGTCAAACCCCTGCAGGAGAAAGTAGAGCCGATTTATGTCGTGCCCGGTTCTGATGCCGCAGCCCATGTGACGCGCCGGTTTCCCCACAAGCAAATCAGATCTGTAGGGAATAGCCTGCAGGTCTCCTCCATTCAGGGATTTCTGCAGGGCATGCCCCTCACGTTTCAACGGCAGCAGGCAAAGGGCTTGGATGCCACTTACCATTTCACCTTTATCGGAGCAGAACCCTGCCAAGCCACGATCGTCATCCGTGACCAGACCCTGCAGGTAGAAACCGGTCATGTGGGCAGGGCCAATCTCAAGATCACAGCAGACAGTCGAGTTTGGCTGAAATTTCTGACCAGGGACTACCCGATCGTGGGGGCCATCCTGCGCCGCCAGATCCGTCTACAGGGTCCCTTACGCTTGCTCCTCGCCTTTGGCCGCTGCTTTCCCCGATAG
- a CDS encoding MarR family winged helix-turn-helix transcriptional regulator, whose protein sequence is MHETTVPLNLAQLEEIGTSCTCFNLRKASRAVTQFFDQELEPSGLLVTQFTILVAIAISGSGTISDLAQVLAMDRTTLTRNLKPLERDDFIQIEPGPDQRTRIVNLTETGQVALAQAIPLWETAQTHLIGKLGQERWSILLSHLKDTTALFRAI, encoded by the coding sequence ATTGGCACTTCCTGTACCTGCTTTAATCTACGCAAAGCCTCACGGGCAGTTACCCAATTCTTTGACCAGGAGTTGGAGCCCAGTGGGTTGCTGGTGACGCAGTTTACCATTCTGGTGGCGATCGCCATTTCTGGTTCTGGCACCATCAGCGATCTGGCCCAGGTTCTGGCCATGGACCGAACCACCCTAACCCGCAATCTCAAGCCTCTGGAGCGAGATGACTTCATCCAGATTGAACCCGGCCCCGATCAACGGACTCGAATCGTCAACCTGACTGAGACTGGACAGGTCGCCCTGGCCCAAGCCATTCCCCTCTGGGAAACTGCCCAGACCCACCTGATCGGAAAACTGGGGCAGGAGCGCTGGTCTATATTACTCTCTCATTTGAAAGATACGACAGCCCTCTTCCGGGCCATTTAA